The following coding sequences lie in one Rhizobium rhododendri genomic window:
- the dnaA gene encoding chromosomal replication initiator protein DnaA, whose amino-acid sequence MQMNTMTTGALAKSGDGAQQALSSVCLEVAGDKADMKHSVLFERVSARLKAQVGADVYASWFARLKLHSVSKSVVRLTVPTTFLKSWINNRYLDMITSLFQAEDAEILKVEILVRTAQRHGTKAPAADEQVVVPDTGAVAPMRRQTAQAAGQAVAQAVNAAGAARTPSFGTPLFGSPLDPRYTFDTFVEGGSNRIALAAAETIAEAGAGAVRFNPLFLHSSVGLGKTHMLQAIANAAVRNPRALRVVYLTAEYFMWRFATAIRDNDALTLKESLRNIDLLIIDDMQFLQGKMIQHEFCHLLNMLLDSAKQVVVAADRAPWELESLDPRVRSRLQGGVAIELEAPDYEMRLEILNRRLAAAQVEDPSLEIPAELLSHVARSVTASGRELEGAFNQLVFRRSFEPNLTVERVDELLAHLVGSGEPRRVRIEDIQRVVARHYNVSRQELVSNRRTRVIVKPRQIAMYLAKTLTPRSFPEIGRRFGGRDHTTVLHAVRKIEELISGDTKLSHEIELLKRLINE is encoded by the coding sequence ATGCAGATGAATACGATGACGACCGGTGCACTGGCGAAAAGCGGCGACGGTGCGCAGCAGGCGTTGAGCTCGGTTTGCCTTGAAGTGGCGGGAGACAAAGCAGACATGAAGCATAGTGTACTGTTCGAGCGTGTGAGCGCACGTTTGAAGGCGCAGGTCGGTGCCGACGTTTATGCCAGCTGGTTTGCCCGTCTCAAGCTGCATTCGGTGTCGAAGAGTGTCGTCCGCCTGACGGTACCGACCACGTTTCTGAAGTCATGGATCAACAACCGCTACCTGGATATGATCACAAGCCTGTTCCAGGCTGAAGATGCCGAAATCCTCAAGGTCGAAATTCTTGTCCGTACCGCCCAGCGGCATGGCACAAAGGCCCCTGCGGCTGACGAGCAGGTCGTCGTGCCAGATACGGGCGCCGTGGCCCCGATGCGCCGCCAGACCGCCCAGGCGGCAGGCCAGGCCGTCGCCCAGGCTGTCAATGCCGCTGGCGCTGCCCGCACGCCGAGCTTCGGCACACCGCTCTTCGGTTCGCCGCTCGATCCTCGCTACACGTTTGACACCTTCGTCGAAGGCGGTTCCAACCGGATCGCGCTGGCCGCAGCCGAAACCATCGCGGAAGCCGGTGCCGGTGCCGTGCGCTTCAACCCGCTGTTCCTGCATTCGAGCGTCGGTCTCGGCAAGACCCACATGCTGCAGGCGATCGCCAACGCTGCCGTGCGCAATCCGCGCGCCCTCCGGGTCGTTTACCTGACGGCCGAATACTTCATGTGGCGCTTTGCGACCGCGATCCGCGACAATGATGCGCTGACCCTTAAGGAGTCGCTGCGCAATATCGACCTTCTGATCATCGACGACATGCAGTTCCTGCAGGGCAAGATGATCCAGCACGAATTTTGCCATCTGCTGAATATGCTTCTCGACAGCGCCAAGCAGGTTGTCGTCGCAGCCGACCGCGCCCCTTGGGAACTGGAATCGCTCGATCCCCGCGTCCGCTCGCGCCTGCAGGGTGGCGTTGCCATCGAACTGGAAGCGCCGGATTACGAGATGCGCCTCGAGATCCTCAATCGCCGGCTGGCCGCAGCCCAGGTCGAGGATCCGTCACTTGAAATCCCAGCCGAGCTTTTGTCGCACGTTGCCCGCAGCGTCACCGCCAGCGGCCGCGAACTGGAAGGCGCCTTCAACCAGCTGGTTTTCCGCCGCTCCTTCGAGCCGAACCTGACTGTCGAGCGCGTCGATGAGCTTCTTGCCCACCTGGTGGGCTCAGGCGAGCCGCGTCGCGTGCGTATCGAAGACATCCAGCGCGTTGTCGCCCGCCATTACAATGTGTCGCGCCAGGAGCTGGTTTCGAACCGCCGCACCCGCGTCATCGTCAAGCCGCGCCAGATCGCCATGTATCTGGCAAAAACCCTGACACCGCGCTCGTTCCCGGAAATCGGCCGTCGCTTCGGCGGACGCGATCACACGACCGTGCTGCACGCCGTGCGCAAGATCGAGGAACTGATCTCCGGCGACACCAAGCTGTCGCACGAAATCGAGCTGCTGAAACGTCTTATCAACGAATAG
- a CDS encoding cysteine hydrolase family protein translates to MNRTLLVIDIQNDYFSGGALPLWQADETESHILSAIAKARAAGDKVVLVQHISAASTGLFAKDGAGTAIRDNVLKAADNAPVVIKSSADAFQDTDLAEHLNGTEELLICGMMTQNCVVFTAMSRAADGMVVKVIGDLCTAPTETVHRIALNALGSKLPVLIAADVWK, encoded by the coding sequence ATGAACCGCACCCTTCTCGTCATCGACATTCAAAATGATTATTTTTCGGGAGGTGCCCTGCCCCTGTGGCAAGCGGACGAAACCGAAAGCCACATTCTCTCGGCGATAGCGAAAGCCAGAGCGGCCGGCGACAAGGTGGTGCTGGTCCAGCACATTTCGGCAGCGAGCACCGGTCTCTTTGCGAAGGACGGGGCGGGAACAGCCATTCGCGACAATGTCCTGAAGGCTGCAGACAATGCGCCCGTCGTCATCAAAAGCAGTGCAGACGCCTTTCAGGATACCGACCTCGCCGAACATCTAAACGGGACTGAAGAGCTACTGATCTGCGGAATGATGACGCAGAACTGTGTCGTCTTCACCGCGATGTCGAGGGCTGCAGACGGAATGGTGGTGAAGGTGATCGGCGATCTCTGCACCGCGCCCACCGAAACCGTTCACCGTATCGCGCTCAATGCGCTCGGTTCAAAACTTCCGGTGCTGATCGCCGCGGACGTTTGGAAATGA
- the hemW gene encoding radical SAM family heme chaperone HemW encodes MVDSHSALLRGAPLLPDTGEPGFGVYVHWPFCAAKCPYCDFNSHVRHQAVDQPRFTAAFLKEMASMRQLSGAKTVTSIFLGGGTPSLMTPETVGAILDGIATHWHVPDGIEITLEANPSSVEADRFRGYRAAGVNRVSLGVQALNDRDLKFLGRLHNTENALKAIGLARDIFPRMSFDLIYARPDQTVEEWERELKQAMSYAVDHLSLYQLTIEEGTPFFGLHKAGKLVVPDGDQSALLYEATQEITEREGMPAYEVSNHARPGAESRHSLTYWRYGDYAGIGPGAHGRLTQGRDKLATATERKPESWLDMVERDGHGILEQEMLGYDEQADELLLMGLRLKEGIDLVRWRHFSGRDPDPKREEFLLEHGFIERIGNSRLRCTPAGMLILDSVVADLAC; translated from the coding sequence ATTGTCGATTCGCATAGCGCGCTTTTGCGTGGCGCCCCTCTCCTGCCCGATACCGGCGAGCCCGGTTTTGGCGTCTACGTGCATTGGCCGTTCTGTGCTGCCAAATGCCCCTATTGCGATTTCAACAGCCATGTCCGTCATCAGGCGGTCGACCAGCCGCGCTTTACAGCCGCCTTTCTCAAAGAAATGGCATCGATGCGCCAGCTCAGCGGCGCGAAGACGGTCACCAGCATCTTTCTCGGCGGCGGCACGCCATCGCTGATGACGCCGGAAACGGTCGGCGCCATTCTCGACGGCATCGCCACGCATTGGCACGTGCCGGATGGGATCGAAATAACGCTTGAGGCCAATCCGTCCAGCGTCGAGGCAGACCGGTTTCGCGGCTATCGAGCGGCCGGTGTCAACCGTGTCTCGCTCGGTGTACAGGCGCTGAACGACCGTGACCTCAAATTTCTTGGCCGGCTGCACAACACCGAGAATGCGCTGAAGGCCATAGGCCTTGCCCGTGACATCTTTCCACGCATGTCGTTCGACCTCATCTACGCCCGTCCAGACCAGACGGTTGAGGAATGGGAGCGGGAACTCAAACAGGCGATGTCCTACGCGGTCGATCACCTGTCGCTCTACCAGCTGACGATAGAGGAAGGCACGCCGTTTTTTGGCCTGCACAAGGCCGGCAAACTGGTAGTGCCGGATGGCGACCAGTCAGCGCTGCTCTACGAGGCGACGCAGGAGATCACCGAGCGCGAGGGGATGCCGGCCTACGAGGTATCCAACCATGCCCGCCCCGGCGCCGAAAGCCGCCACAGCCTGACCTACTGGCGCTATGGCGACTATGCGGGCATAGGCCCCGGCGCCCATGGTCGCCTGACGCAAGGACGCGACAAGCTGGCAACGGCTACTGAGCGCAAGCCCGAGAGCTGGCTCGACATGGTCGAGCGCGACGGCCACGGCATCCTCGAGCAGGAAATGCTTGGCTACGACGAGCAGGCCGATGAACTGCTGCTGATGGGGCTCAGGCTGAAGGAAGGCATCGACCTCGTTCGATGGCGGCATTTTTCGGGCCGCGATCCCGATCCCAAGCGCGAAGAGTTCCTGCTCGAGCACGGCTTTATTGAGCGCATCGGCAATTCGCGCCTGCGCTGCACGCCGGCGGGCATGCTGATCCTTGATTCCGTGGTGGCCGATTTGGCGTGCTGA
- the rdgB gene encoding RdgB/HAM1 family non-canonical purine NTP pyrophosphatase, with the protein MRKLETKTIVVASHNAGKIREIADLIGPMGFVAKSAAELGFIEPDETGTTFEENARIKALASAKTSGLPALSDDSGLVIDALGGDPGVYTANWAETADGSRDFAMAMQKVETALQKAGATTTDKRSAHFVSVLCLAWPDGHTELFRGEVEGTIVWPPRGEAGFGYDPIFQPSGYEATFGEMTAQEKHGWKPGDPEALSHRARAFKRFVETGLEA; encoded by the coding sequence ATGCGCAAGCTCGAAACAAAGACCATCGTCGTTGCCAGCCATAATGCCGGCAAGATCCGCGAAATCGCCGACCTGATCGGCCCGATGGGGTTTGTTGCCAAATCCGCTGCCGAACTGGGCTTCATCGAACCGGACGAAACCGGCACGACATTTGAGGAAAATGCCCGCATCAAGGCTCTGGCATCGGCTAAGACCTCTGGCCTTCCGGCGCTCTCCGACGACAGCGGGCTGGTGATCGATGCGCTCGGCGGCGATCCTGGTGTCTACACCGCCAACTGGGCGGAAACGGCCGACGGCAGCCGCGATTTTGCGATGGCAATGCAGAAGGTCGAGACGGCCCTGCAGAAGGCTGGCGCAACGACGACGGACAAGCGCAGCGCCCATTTCGTCAGCGTGCTCTGCCTCGCCTGGCCCGACGGGCATACCGAGCTTTTTCGCGGCGAAGTCGAGGGCACCATCGTCTGGCCGCCACGTGGCGAGGCCGGTTTCGGCTACGATCCGATCTTCCAGCCATCAGGCTATGAAGCGACTTTCGGCGAAATGACGGCACAGGAAAAGCACGGCTGGAAGCCCGGCGACCCGGAAGCACTGTCGCACCGGGCACGAGCCTTCAAGCGCTTTGTCGAAACCGGGCTGGAAGCGTAG
- a CDS encoding VOC family protein has protein sequence MPVAIDGILETALYVDELDEADSFYGTILGLPRITRQGDRHVFFRCGPGVLLIFNRAETVKPAPAGALPVPSHGTAGSGHACFRVAADQLDGMVQSLTAAGVAIEADFLWPNGARSIYFRDPAGNSLECAEPGLWAI, from the coding sequence ATGCCCGTTGCCATTGACGGCATTCTCGAAACGGCGCTCTACGTCGACGAGCTCGACGAGGCGGATAGCTTTTACGGGACGATCCTGGGATTGCCCAGGATTACCCGTCAGGGTGATCGGCATGTCTTCTTTCGCTGCGGACCCGGCGTGCTTTTGATCTTCAATCGCGCGGAAACGGTAAAGCCTGCGCCGGCGGGGGCCTTGCCGGTGCCATCCCACGGGACAGCGGGGAGCGGACATGCCTGTTTTCGCGTCGCTGCCGACCAGCTTGACGGGATGGTGCAAAGCCTGACAGCCGCTGGCGTCGCCATCGAAGCCGATTTTCTCTGGCCGAACGGAGCGCGGTCGATTTACTTCCGCGACCCCGCGGGCAACAGTCTGGAATGCGCCGAACCCGGCCTCTGGGCGATCTGA
- the rph gene encoding ribonuclease PH: MRPSGRKTDQMRKVSFERNFSKHAEGSCLVKFGDTHVLVTASLEEKTPPWLRNSGKGWVTAEYGMLPRATGERMKREAASGKQSGRTQEIQRLIGRSLRAVVDLQALGERQISLDCDVIQADGGTRTASITGAWIALHDCLKWMEGRSMIKLDRVLKDHVAAISCGIFASQPVIDLDYLEDSSAETDANFVMTGSGGIVEIQGTAEGKPFSEEEFLTLLGLAKNGCTELVAMQKQAIG; this comes from the coding sequence ATGCGGCCTTCAGGCAGAAAAACCGACCAGATGCGCAAGGTCTCGTTCGAGCGCAACTTCTCCAAGCACGCCGAAGGCTCGTGCCTGGTCAAGTTCGGCGATACCCATGTTCTGGTGACGGCAAGTCTTGAAGAAAAGACACCGCCATGGCTGCGCAACAGTGGCAAGGGCTGGGTGACCGCCGAATACGGCATGCTGCCCCGCGCTACCGGCGAACGTATGAAGCGCGAGGCCGCCAGCGGCAAGCAGAGCGGTCGCACTCAGGAAATCCAGCGCCTCATCGGCCGCTCGCTGCGTGCCGTTGTCGATTTGCAGGCCCTCGGCGAACGCCAGATCAGCCTCGACTGCGATGTCATCCAGGCGGATGGCGGGACCCGTACCGCGTCGATCACCGGCGCCTGGATCGCGCTGCACGACTGTCTCAAGTGGATGGAAGGCCGCAGCATGATCAAGCTCGACCGGGTCCTCAAGGATCATGTCGCCGCCATTTCCTGCGGCATCTTTGCCAGCCAGCCGGTAATCGACCTCGACTATCTCGAGGATTCCTCGGCTGAGACGGACGCCAACTTCGTAATGACCGGCTCCGGCGGTATCGTCGAGATCCAGGGCACGGCCGAAGGCAAGCCGTTCTCGGAAGAAGAATTCCTGACGCTGCTCGGCCTCGCCAAGAATGGCTGCACCGAGCTCGTCGCGATGCAAAAGCAGGCGATCGGCTGA
- the hrcA gene encoding heat-inducible transcriptional repressor HrcA has product MGFLTSSISDAVSALDERSKEVFRRIVESYLEHGEPLGSRSLSKLLPISLSPASIRNVMGDLEELGLIYSPHISAGRLPTQIGLRFFVDGFMQVGDLSAEDRATIDRQIRGSNRDQPMQSVMSGASQMLSGISRGAGIVITNKSDPVLKHVEFIRLEPTKALAVLVGDHDQVENRIIELPAGITSSQLTEAANFLNAHMTGQTLPTLRKQLQTLKNDVRHELDVLSQDLVERGIAVWSGDDDASKPGQLIVRGRANLLDGLADAADLDRLRMLFDDLEKKDSLIELLDLAETGPGVRIFIGSENKLFSLSGSSLIVAPYRDGDDKIVGAVGVIGPTRLNYAKIVPMVDYTAQLISRLSRNGL; this is encoded by the coding sequence ATGGGATTTTTGACATCGTCGATTTCGGACGCCGTTTCGGCACTCGACGAAAGATCGAAGGAAGTTTTTCGTCGCATCGTCGAAAGCTACCTCGAACATGGCGAGCCGCTCGGTTCGCGCAGCCTGTCGAAACTGCTCCCGATTTCGCTCTCGCCAGCCTCCATCCGCAACGTGATGGGCGATCTCGAAGAGCTAGGCCTTATCTATTCGCCGCATATCAGCGCCGGCCGGCTGCCGACCCAGATCGGCCTACGGTTCTTCGTGGACGGTTTCATGCAGGTCGGCGATCTCTCGGCCGAAGACCGCGCCACGATCGACCGGCAGATCCGCGGCAGCAACCGCGACCAGCCGATGCAGTCGGTAATGTCGGGAGCCAGCCAGATGCTCTCGGGCATTTCGCGCGGTGCCGGTATCGTCATCACCAACAAGAGCGATCCGGTCCTGAAGCATGTCGAATTCATCCGCCTGGAGCCGACCAAGGCGCTGGCCGTGCTCGTCGGAGACCACGATCAGGTGGAAAACCGGATCATCGAGCTACCCGCCGGCATCACGTCGTCGCAGTTGACGGAGGCGGCTAATTTTCTGAACGCCCACATGACCGGCCAGACGCTGCCGACGTTGCGCAAGCAGCTCCAGACCCTGAAGAACGACGTGCGCCACGAACTCGACGTGCTGTCGCAGGATCTGGTCGAGCGTGGCATTGCTGTCTGGTCCGGCGACGACGACGCCAGCAAGCCGGGACAACTGATCGTCCGCGGCCGCGCCAATCTGCTGGATGGCCTTGCCGATGCCGCAGATCTCGACCGGCTGCGCATGCTCTTCGACGATCTCGAAAAGAAGGACAGCCTGATCGAACTGCTCGATCTCGCCGAAACCGGCCCGGGCGTGCGCATTTTCATCGGTTCTGAAAACAAGCTGTTTTCGCTGTCAGGCTCGTCGCTGATCGTTGCGCCATATCGCGACGGCGACGATAAGATCGTTGGTGCCGTCGGCGTTATCGGCCCGACGCGACTGAACTACGCCAAGATCGTGCCGATGGTCGATTATACCGCCCAGCTGATTTCACGCCTGTCGCGCAACGGATTGTAG
- the grpE gene encoding nucleotide exchange factor GrpE — translation MIVDTTNDTHDATPNENLEEFAPDVDDAAETAPSEPDPVEVLKGENAELRDRYLRLAAEMDNLRRRTEREVKDAKSYSVAGFARDMLAVSDNLRRAIDAIPADVRENADAGLSTLMEGVEMTERSMLSTLERHGVRKLEPVGQKFDPNFHQAMFEIPNTEVPNNTVVQVVQDGYSIGERILRPAMVGVAKGGPKAVDVEVGANSPFDEKDA, via the coding sequence ATGATCGTCGACACGACCAATGATACACACGACGCAACGCCCAACGAGAACCTCGAAGAGTTCGCGCCTGATGTGGACGATGCTGCCGAGACAGCGCCGTCGGAGCCGGATCCCGTCGAGGTCCTGAAGGGCGAAAATGCCGAGCTTCGTGACCGTTACCTGCGGCTTGCTGCAGAAATGGACAACCTGCGTCGTCGCACCGAGCGGGAAGTCAAGGATGCCAAGTCCTATTCCGTCGCAGGCTTTGCGCGCGATATGCTGGCCGTCTCGGACAACTTGCGCCGCGCTATCGATGCCATCCCGGCAGACGTCCGCGAAAATGCCGATGCAGGTCTGTCGACGCTGATGGAAGGCGTCGAGATGACGGAACGCTCGATGCTGTCCACCCTGGAGCGCCATGGCGTCCGCAAGCTTGAGCCGGTCGGCCAGAAGTTCGATCCGAATTTCCACCAGGCAATGTTTGAGATCCCCAACACGGAAGTGCCGAACAACACTGTCGTGCAGGTCGTACAGGACGGTTACAGCATCGGCGAACGCATCCTGCGCCCGGCAATGGTAGGCGTCGCCAAGGGCGGTCCGAAGGCCGTAGATGTGGAAGTCGGCGCCAACAGCCCGTTCGACGAAAAAGACGCCTGA
- the ptsN gene encoding PTS IIA-like nitrogen regulatory protein PtsN, which produces MALADLLQQDAIIPALKANSKKQLLQEMAAKAAKLTGLSERDIFEVILQRERLGSTGVGNGIAIPHGKLPSVKTITGVFARLDSAVDFEALDDQPVDLVFLLLAPEGAGADHLKALSRIARVLRDQDLVAKLRATESASAIYAFLNEEQASNAA; this is translated from the coding sequence ATGGCTTTGGCAGATTTGCTGCAGCAAGATGCGATCATCCCTGCCTTGAAGGCAAATTCCAAGAAACAGTTGCTTCAGGAAATGGCGGCCAAGGCCGCCAAGCTGACGGGACTGTCGGAACGGGATATCTTCGAAGTAATCTTGCAGCGTGAACGTCTCGGTTCAACGGGCGTGGGCAATGGCATTGCCATCCCGCACGGCAAGCTGCCAAGCGTCAAGACCATCACCGGCGTCTTCGCGCGGCTGGATTCAGCCGTCGACTTCGAAGCGCTGGACGACCAGCCGGTCGATCTCGTCTTCCTGCTGCTTGCACCCGAGGGCGCCGGCGCCGACCATTTGAAGGCGCTTTCGCGCATCGCCCGCGTGCTGCGAGACCAGGATCTCGTCGCCAAGCTCAGGGCCACCGAATCAGCCTCGGCGATCTACGCGTTCCTCAACGAGGAACAGGCCTCTAACGCGGCGTGA
- the hpf gene encoding ribosome hibernation-promoting factor, HPF/YfiA family: MSVRVSGKHMEIGESFRQRIEEQIDMAVTKYFDGGYSGQVTVQKSSSRFAADCKLHLDSGVILHAAGEAMDPQLAFDAAQQRIEKRLRRYKRRLKDHHATNPADDAFGEVAYTVMDGMPDEDHEVAEDFAPAIIAESSKQLKTMSVASAVMALDMTDEPVLMFRSTGKELNIVYRRHDGNIGWIDAASIKG, translated from the coding sequence ATGAGTGTGCGTGTATCCGGTAAACATATGGAAATCGGCGAATCCTTCCGTCAGCGGATCGAAGAGCAGATCGATATGGCAGTCACCAAATACTTTGACGGAGGGTATTCGGGGCAGGTCACGGTGCAAAAGTCCAGCTCGCGCTTCGCGGCGGATTGCAAGCTTCATCTCGACAGCGGCGTCATCCTGCACGCGGCCGGCGAAGCGATGGATCCGCAACTGGCCTTCGATGCCGCACAGCAGCGGATCGAGAAGCGCCTGCGCCGCTACAAGCGCCGCCTGAAGGATCACCACGCTACCAATCCGGCAGACGATGCTTTTGGTGAAGTCGCTTACACCGTGATGGACGGCATGCCGGATGAAGACCATGAGGTCGCCGAGGATTTCGCGCCCGCAATCATCGCCGAGAGCTCGAAGCAATTGAAGACGATGTCGGTTGCGTCGGCCGTTATGGCGCTCGATATGACCGACGAACCGGTGCTGATGTTTCGGAGCACCGGCAAGGAACTGAACATCGTCTATCGTCGTCATGACGGCAACATCGGCTGGATAGACGCAGCCAGCATCAAGGGCTGA
- the rpoN gene encoding RNA polymerase factor sigma-54, with product MALSANLFLRQSQSLVMTPQLMQSIQLLQMTHLELNQFIALEVEKNPLLEFSSNDGELGSGNSREPEEEARGVSEDGRSEEGPERNSGELASDWYESSNTGHAERLNDELDSNFSNVFPDDGQPQRLDAPELVSQWKSMPGNTEAAERYDLDDFVAGQISLRDHLNQQIPFALPASADRMLAEHLVDQLDDAGYFRGEVAETAARVGTACAEVERVLACLQTLDPPGVFARSLSECLAIQLRQKDRLDPAMDQLLQHLELLGRRDFATLKRLCGVDEEDLLDMMGEIRQLNPKPGSSFETGMSEAITPDIVVRAAQDGSWQVELNPDTLPRVLVNQSYFAKISKTGDDYSFLSECLQTANWLTRSLDQRAKTIMKVATEIVRQQDAFLVNGVSQLRPLNLKTVADAIKMHESTVSRVTSNKYMLTPRGLFELKYFFTVSISAVEGGDSHSAEAVRHRIRQLIVQEAPDSVLSDDDIVDNLKKNGVELARRTVAKYREAMNIPSSVQRRREKRALARVAGF from the coding sequence ATGGCCTTGTCCGCCAATCTTTTCCTGCGCCAGAGCCAAAGTCTGGTCATGACGCCGCAGCTGATGCAATCCATTCAGCTGCTCCAGATGACACATCTGGAGCTCAACCAGTTCATCGCACTGGAAGTCGAAAAGAATCCGCTGCTCGAATTTTCATCGAATGACGGCGAATTGGGCAGCGGCAACAGCCGCGAGCCTGAAGAAGAGGCACGCGGCGTTTCCGAGGATGGCCGAAGTGAAGAAGGTCCCGAGCGAAACTCAGGCGAGCTTGCAAGCGACTGGTACGAGAGCAGCAACACCGGCCATGCCGAGCGGCTGAACGACGAGCTCGACAGCAATTTCAGCAATGTCTTTCCAGACGACGGACAGCCGCAGCGCCTGGACGCGCCCGAGCTCGTCAGCCAGTGGAAGTCGATGCCCGGCAACACCGAGGCAGCCGAACGCTACGATCTCGACGACTTCGTCGCCGGCCAGATTTCGCTCCGCGACCATCTCAACCAGCAGATACCCTTCGCTTTGCCAGCCAGCGCCGACCGAATGCTGGCCGAACACCTGGTCGATCAACTGGACGATGCCGGTTATTTCCGCGGCGAAGTTGCCGAGACGGCTGCGCGCGTCGGAACTGCATGCGCGGAGGTCGAGCGCGTGCTTGCCTGCCTGCAGACTCTCGATCCGCCCGGCGTCTTTGCGCGGTCGCTCTCGGAATGCCTGGCGATACAGCTTCGCCAGAAGGACCGGCTGGATCCGGCCATGGATCAGCTCCTGCAGCATCTTGAGCTGCTCGGCCGACGAGACTTTGCGACGCTGAAACGGCTCTGCGGCGTGGACGAGGAAGATCTTCTCGACATGATGGGCGAGATCCGCCAGCTTAACCCGAAGCCCGGCAGCAGCTTCGAGACCGGCATGTCCGAAGCCATTACGCCCGACATCGTCGTTCGTGCAGCCCAAGACGGAAGCTGGCAGGTCGAGCTCAATCCGGACACCCTGCCACGGGTACTGGTCAACCAGTCCTACTTCGCCAAGATATCGAAGACCGGTGACGATTACTCCTTCCTGTCCGAGTGCCTGCAGACCGCCAACTGGCTGACGCGCAGCCTCGACCAGCGCGCCAAGACGATCATGAAGGTGGCGACGGAAATCGTCCGGCAGCAGGACGCATTTCTGGTGAACGGTGTCAGCCAGCTGCGGCCGCTGAACCTCAAGACCGTTGCGGATGCCATCAAGATGCACGAATCGACGGTGAGCCGCGTCACCTCCAACAAATACATGCTGACGCCGCGCGGACTGTTCGAGCTGAAATATTTCTTCACCGTCTCGATCAGCGCAGTCGAGGGCGGCGACAGCCATTCTGCGGAGGCCGTGCGCCATCGCATCCGGCAGTTGATTGTCCAGGAGGCTCCCGACAGCGTACTGTCGGACGACGACATTGTCGACAACCTCAAGAAGAATGGTGTCGAGCTTGCGCGGCGTACGGTGGCAAAATACCGGGAGGCCATGAACATCCCCTCCTCCGTTCAGCGTCGCCGCGAAAAGCGTGCACTGGCCAGGGTTGCAGGCTTCTAG
- the lptB gene encoding LPS export ABC transporter ATP-binding protein, which translates to MTTNFGTSEPSASTQAPSGDKARYQGTLIARGLTKTYRTRRVVNGVSLVVRRGEAVGLLGPNGAGKTTCFYMITGLVPVDEGTIEIDGNDVTTMPMYRRSRLGVGYLPQEASIFRGLSVEENIRAVLEVHIKSKDERESKLDDLLEEFHIRNLRTMPAIALSGGERRRLEIARAVATDPTFMLLDEPFAGVDPISVSDIQNLVHHLTARGIGVLITDHNVRETLGLIDRAYIIHAGEVLTHGRAHDIVNNPEVRRLYLGDNFSL; encoded by the coding sequence ATGACCACTAACTTCGGCACCTCCGAGCCGTCAGCCTCGACGCAAGCCCCTTCCGGCGACAAGGCCCGCTATCAGGGCACGCTGATTGCCCGCGGACTGACCAAGACCTATCGGACGCGGCGTGTCGTCAACGGCGTTTCGCTCGTCGTCCGGCGCGGCGAGGCCGTTGGCCTGCTCGGCCCTAACGGGGCCGGCAAGACGACCTGTTTCTATATGATCACCGGACTGGTTCCGGTCGATGAAGGCACCATCGAAATCGATGGCAACGATGTGACGACGATGCCGATGTACCGCCGCTCGCGGCTGGGCGTCGGCTACCTGCCGCAGGAAGCCTCGATTTTTCGCGGGCTGAGCGTCGAGGAAAACATCCGCGCCGTTCTGGAAGTCCATATCAAGAGCAAGGACGAGCGCGAAAGCAAGCTCGATGACCTGCTCGAGGAATTCCACATCCGCAACCTACGCACCATGCCGGCCATAGCCCTTTCCGGGGGTGAGCGCAGGCGCCTGGAAATTGCCCGCGCTGTCGCCACCGACCCGACGTTCATGCTGCTCGACGAGCCTTTCGCAGGCGTCGATCCGATCTCGGTTTCGGACATTCAGAACCTGGTGCACCATCTGACAGCGCGTGGCATTGGCGTGCTGATCACCGACCATAATGTCCGCGAGACACTGGGACTTATCGACCGCGCCTACATCATTCATGCGGGAGAAGTGCTGACGCATGGGCGAGCCCACGACATCGTTAATAATCCTGAGGTTCGCCGGCTCTACCTTGGCGACAATTTCAGCCTCTGA